One genomic window of Anguilla anguilla isolate fAngAng1 chromosome 13, fAngAng1.pri, whole genome shotgun sequence includes the following:
- the LOC118211821 gene encoding protein S100-B-like isoform X1, with protein MQDNDPEHTAKKIKLLVFSEQWTGRHRVQTTTSLNCFGVTWIERGRKCNQLLRLNFGSVYKNNGKISLQISSRTKGTMSDLENSIMIIIHVFHKYSKSKSTLKKTDLKDLINNEMSHFIMNIQDKETLDQVFTDLDQNGDLEIDFQEFIALVAMVTSACHDLTKTC; from the exons ATGCAAGATAATGACCCCGAGCACACTGCTAAGAAGATCAAGCTGCTGGTGTTCTCGGAACAATGGACTGGTCGCCACAGAGTCCAGACCACAACATCACTGAATTGCTTTGGGGTTACTTGGATCGAGAGGGgcagaaaatgcaaccaacTCCTAAGACTGAACTTTGGAAGTGTTTACAAGAACAATGGGAAAATATCCCTGCAGATTTCTTCAAGAACAAA GGGGACCATGTCAGATTTGGAGAACTCCATTATGATTATAATCCACGTGTTCCACAAGTATTCCAAGAGCAAATCCACACTGAAGAAGACAGATCTGAAGGATCTAATTAATAACGAAATGAGTCACTTCATCATG AACATCCAGGATAAGGAGACATTGGACCAGGTATTCACTGACCTGGACCAAAACGGAGACCTGGAGATTGACTTCCAAGAATTCATAGCcttggttgccatggttacatCAGCATGTCATGACCTCACAAAGACCTGTTAG
- the LOC118211821 gene encoding protein S100-B-like isoform X3, with protein MSDLENSIMIIIHVFHKYSKSKSTLKKTDLKDLINNEMSHFIMNIQDKETLDQVFTDLDQNGDLEIDFQEFIALVAMVTSACHDLTKTC; from the exons ATGTCAGATTTGGAGAACTCCATTATGATTATAATCCACGTGTTCCACAAGTATTCCAAGAGCAAATCCACACTGAAGAAGACAGATCTGAAGGATCTAATTAATAACGAAATGAGTCACTTCATCATG AACATCCAGGATAAGGAGACATTGGACCAGGTATTCACTGACCTGGACCAAAACGGAGACCTGGAGATTGACTTCCAAGAATTCATAGCcttggttgccatggttacatCAGCATGTCATGACCTCACAAAGACCTGTTAG
- the LOC118211821 gene encoding protein S100-B-like isoform X2: protein MYLFLSRGTMSDLENSIMIIIHVFHKYSKSKSTLKKTDLKDLINNEMSHFIMNIQDKETLDQVFTDLDQNGDLEIDFQEFIALVAMVTSACHDLTKTC from the exons ATGTATCTTTTTTTGTCTAGGGGGACCATGTCAGATTTGGAGAACTCCATTATGATTATAATCCACGTGTTCCACAAGTATTCCAAGAGCAAATCCACACTGAAGAAGACAGATCTGAAGGATCTAATTAATAACGAAATGAGTCACTTCATCATG AACATCCAGGATAAGGAGACATTGGACCAGGTATTCACTGACCTGGACCAAAACGGAGACCTGGAGATTGACTTCCAAGAATTCATAGCcttggttgccatggttacatCAGCATGTCATGACCTCACAAAGACCTGTTAG
- the inpp1 gene encoding inositol polyphosphate 1-phosphatase isoform X1 yields MVAMAELLRLLLRVSEKAANVARVCRREAPLFELLIQEKTGDDKNKKFVQDFKTLADVVIQEMIKHDVVAQFPEMKGFIHGEESNKFENGLGESVTVTLCGTEEETAALLATVLDGDAAAAALLARAVHQDLQVEDEAARSLELPLNPSDLGIWIDPIDATSQYIEGREDEAPQGELCPSGLPCALVLIGAYLRVSGEPVIGVINQPFAHRDASGQGWTGRHFWGVSINGTINASSLPRPPGRSAASADGAGELRAVLSSGEKQAVKDALGPLCGGGLAYVSGAGYKILCVILGLADLYVLSEGSTFKWDSCAPHAILRALGGGVADLAECLRGGAPAELAYHQPRAGRKGAERWANHGGIVAYLDSTGLARVIGALSGKI; encoded by the exons AT GGTCGCCATGGCGGAGCTTCTGCGACTGCTGCTGCGCGTGTCCGAGAAGGCAGCGAACGTGGCGCGCGTCTGCAGGCGGGAGGCCCCGCTATTTGAGCTCCTAATCCAGGAGAAGACAGGGGACgacaaaaacaagaaatttgTACAGGACTTCAAAACGCTGGCAGACGTTGTGATACAAGAGATGATCAAACACGACGTCGTCGCGCAG TTCCCAGAGATGAAGGGATTTATCCATGGAGAGGAGTCGAACAAGTTTGAGAATGGACTAG gggagAGCGTGACGGTGACGCTGTGcgggacggaggaggagacagcCGCTCTGCTGGCCACCGTGCTGGACGGCGacgcggccgccgccgccctcctGGCCCGAGCCGTTCACCAGGACCTGCAGGTGGAGGACGAGGCCGCGCGGAGCCTGGAGCTGCCCCTCAACCCCAGCGACCTGGGCATATGGATCGACCCCATCG ATGCGACGAGTCAGTACATCGAGGGTCGGGAGGACGAGGCCCCGCAGGGAGAGCTGTGCCCCTCGGGGCTGCCCTGTGCCCTGGTCCTGATCGGGGCGTACCTGCGGGTCAGCGGGGAGCCCGTAATCGGAGTCATCAACCAGCCCTTTGCGCACAGGGACGCCTCAGGCCAAGG CTGGACGGGCCGGCATTTCTGGGGGGTGTCCATCAACGGGACCATCAACGCCTCCTCCTTGCCGAGGCCTCCGGGCCGCTCCGCCGCCTCCGCGGACGGCGCCGGGGAGCTGAGGGCGGTGCTGAGCTCGGGCGAGAAGCAGGCGGTGAAGGACGCGCTGGGCCCGCTCTGCGGCGGCGGGCTGGCGTACGTCTCCGGCGCCGGCTACAAGATCCTGTGCGTCATCCTGGGCCTGGCGGACCTGTACGTCCTCTCGGAGGGCAGCACCTTCAAGTGGGACTCCTGCGCCCCCCACGCCATACTgagggccctgggggggggcgtggccgacCTGGCCGAGTGCCTCAGGGGAGGGGCTCCCGCGGAACTGGCCTACCACCAGCCGAGGGCGGGGCGCAAGGGCGCGGAGCGCTGGGCCAACCACGGCGGGATCGTGGCCTACCTGGACTCGACGGGGCTGGCGAGGGTGATCGGGGCGCTTTCGGGCAAGATCTGA
- the inpp1 gene encoding inositol polyphosphate 1-phosphatase isoform X2, with the protein MAELLRLLLRVSEKAANVARVCRREAPLFELLIQEKTGDDKNKKFVQDFKTLADVVIQEMIKHDVVAQFPEMKGFIHGEESNKFENGLGESVTVTLCGTEEETAALLATVLDGDAAAAALLARAVHQDLQVEDEAARSLELPLNPSDLGIWIDPIDATSQYIEGREDEAPQGELCPSGLPCALVLIGAYLRVSGEPVIGVINQPFAHRDASGQGWTGRHFWGVSINGTINASSLPRPPGRSAASADGAGELRAVLSSGEKQAVKDALGPLCGGGLAYVSGAGYKILCVILGLADLYVLSEGSTFKWDSCAPHAILRALGGGVADLAECLRGGAPAELAYHQPRAGRKGAERWANHGGIVAYLDSTGLARVIGALSGKI; encoded by the exons ATGGCGGAGCTTCTGCGACTGCTGCTGCGCGTGTCCGAGAAGGCAGCGAACGTGGCGCGCGTCTGCAGGCGGGAGGCCCCGCTATTTGAGCTCCTAATCCAGGAGAAGACAGGGGACgacaaaaacaagaaatttgTACAGGACTTCAAAACGCTGGCAGACGTTGTGATACAAGAGATGATCAAACACGACGTCGTCGCGCAG TTCCCAGAGATGAAGGGATTTATCCATGGAGAGGAGTCGAACAAGTTTGAGAATGGACTAG gggagAGCGTGACGGTGACGCTGTGcgggacggaggaggagacagcCGCTCTGCTGGCCACCGTGCTGGACGGCGacgcggccgccgccgccctcctGGCCCGAGCCGTTCACCAGGACCTGCAGGTGGAGGACGAGGCCGCGCGGAGCCTGGAGCTGCCCCTCAACCCCAGCGACCTGGGCATATGGATCGACCCCATCG ATGCGACGAGTCAGTACATCGAGGGTCGGGAGGACGAGGCCCCGCAGGGAGAGCTGTGCCCCTCGGGGCTGCCCTGTGCCCTGGTCCTGATCGGGGCGTACCTGCGGGTCAGCGGGGAGCCCGTAATCGGAGTCATCAACCAGCCCTTTGCGCACAGGGACGCCTCAGGCCAAGG CTGGACGGGCCGGCATTTCTGGGGGGTGTCCATCAACGGGACCATCAACGCCTCCTCCTTGCCGAGGCCTCCGGGCCGCTCCGCCGCCTCCGCGGACGGCGCCGGGGAGCTGAGGGCGGTGCTGAGCTCGGGCGAGAAGCAGGCGGTGAAGGACGCGCTGGGCCCGCTCTGCGGCGGCGGGCTGGCGTACGTCTCCGGCGCCGGCTACAAGATCCTGTGCGTCATCCTGGGCCTGGCGGACCTGTACGTCCTCTCGGAGGGCAGCACCTTCAAGTGGGACTCCTGCGCCCCCCACGCCATACTgagggccctgggggggggcgtggccgacCTGGCCGAGTGCCTCAGGGGAGGGGCTCCCGCGGAACTGGCCTACCACCAGCCGAGGGCGGGGCGCAAGGGCGCGGAGCGCTGGGCCAACCACGGCGGGATCGTGGCCTACCTGGACTCGACGGGGCTGGCGAGGGTGATCGGGGCGCTTTCGGGCAAGATCTGA